One part of the Quercus lobata isolate SW786 chromosome 7, ValleyOak3.0 Primary Assembly, whole genome shotgun sequence genome encodes these proteins:
- the LOC115953873 gene encoding dolichyl-diphosphooligosaccharide--protein glycosyltransferase subunit 4A — protein MIDDQDLGFFANFLGVFIFVLVIAYHYVVADPKYEGN, from the coding sequence ATGATCGACGATCAGGACCTCGGCTTCTTTGCCAATTTCCTTGGAGTGTTCATTTTCGTACTGGTGATAGCATATCATTACGTGGTGGCTGACCCGAAATATGAAGGCAACTAA
- the LOC115951900 gene encoding uncharacterized protein LOC115951900 — protein MVGCTTLYGPETLQRLLAYPAFSYLTTILIVSDATLGDTLRSFWHAIYATIQVTILSLPSLWLVGPARFTNSLAAVGVALCTFVVALPESTHLMSKRIAFGQIVIVYVGVVIHGAQTGIIKHLIHMASSTALGVVASVLAMFFPYPRLAYNEARKTCQLYAKTASKRLDLLAEAFSAQDNSSALELVSQVKSLSKAGAKFIESIKYNLDGLLWEGPQLRFVTANSMDLGEKLREMEIPIRGMEIAVTSCHSFPIGMVDEELRNVLQGLKEQIGLNLEQAKWSVCFGTTTAPERTGNFSDKFKQNLKTTLVTPEDFPASFFFYCIELLYNLLIAQNPKCIIEIDSMESSSYSEKQAKCPFQKTWNILKLRPTSQQVVFAFKCSVSLGLAVLFGLIYNKENAYWSGLTIAISFVTRRQATFAVANARAQGTAIGSVYGVLCCFIFHKHVVLRLLPLLPWIIFGSLLRHSQMYGQAGGVSANVGALLILGRKDYGPPSEFAIARIAEATIGLICFITVEMLVNPVRAATLAKTKLSTSLGALQECFKDIIFAKQNIRSSNFPTLRERHNKLRSQVKELEKLIAEAKLEPNFWFLSFHGACYNNLLGSLSKMVDLLLIATHTIEFLSRESLIVGVPLEEFQEHINDVLEHFKKEVGSTLKCLEEVTSIKSLAVLEKELQKKNISQPPFSTNGNAFRVPSSEEEVENIAASFFQHSRKVADKIYTSDGEDKLKNETILCLGGLGFSINTLMKETMKITNEVKELVIWENPSSHIDLYEISCKVKALHT, from the exons ATGGTTGGCTGCACCACCCTCTATGGTCCAGAAACTCTCCAACGCTTACTAGCATATCCAGCTTTCTCTTATTTGACAACTATCTTAATCGTATCAGACGCGACACTTGGTGACACCCTAAGAAGTTTTTGGCATGCTATCTATGCTACAATTCAGGTTACGATTCTTTCTCTACCAAGCTTATGGCTAGTTGGTCCTGCTCGGTTCACTAATAGCTTAGCAGCAGTGGGAGTGGCTCTTTGTACGTTTGTGGTGGCGTTGCCGGAGTCTACACACTTGATGTCTAAACGAATTGCGTTTGGGCAGATTGTGATTGTGTATGTTGGGGTTGTGATTCATGGTGCCCAAACTGGAATCATTAAGCACCTAATTCATATGGCATCAAGTACGGCCCTTGGAGTTGTTGCTTCTGTTCTAGCTATGTTCTTTCCATATCCTCGGCTAGCCTATAACGAG GCGAGGAAAACGTGTCAGTTATATGCCAAAACTGCTTCAAAAAGATTAGATCTCTTAGCGGAGGCCTTCTCTGCTCAAGATAACTCAAGTGCACTCGAGTTAGTCTCCCAAGTAAAGTCCCTTTCTAAAGCAGGAGCCAAGTTTATTGAAAGCATCAAATATAATCTG GACGGCCTGCTGTGGGAGGGACCTCAGTTGCGTTTTGTAACAGCCAATTCCATGGACCTTggagaaaaattgagagaaatgGAAATACCAATAAGAGGGATGGAAATTGCAGTAACTTCTTGCCATTCCTTCCCTATTGGCATGGTAGATGAGGAGCTCAGAAATGTCTTACAAGGTTTAAAAGAACAAATAGGCTTAAACCTAGAGCAAGCCAAGTGGTCTGTGTGTTTTGGTACGACAACAGCTCCAGAAAGAACAGGAAATTTTTCAGATAAATTCAAGCAGAACCTTAAGACCACTTTGGTAACCCCTGAAGATTTTCCAGCTTCATTCTTCTTCTATTGCATAGAACTCCTATATAACTTACTCATTGCTCAAAATCCTAAGTGCATTATAGAAATTGACTCTATGGAGTCATCAAGTTATTCAGAAAAACAAGCCAAGTGTCCCTTCCAAAAGACCTGGAACATTCTGAAATTAAGACCAACTAGCCAGCAAGTGGTTTTTGCATTCAAGTGCTCAGTTTCTTTGGGTCTCGCTGTGTTATTTGGTTTGATATATAACAAAGAAAATGCATACTGGTCAGGTCTCACAATTGCCATTAGTTTTGTAACAAGACGACAGGCAACATTTGCGGTTGCTAATGCTCGGGCACAAGGGACAGCAATAGGATCGGTGTATGGAGTCCTGTGTTGCTTTATATTCCATAAGCATGTGGTTTTACGGCTTTTACCTCTTCTTCCTTGGATTATTTTTGGCAGTTTACTAAGACATAGCCAGATGTATGGTCAAGCTGGTGGGGTTTCAGCAAATGTAGGAGCATTATTAATCTTGGGTAGGAAAGATTATGGCCCTCCTAGCGAGTTCGCAATTGCCAGAATCGCTGAGGCTACAATCGGGTTAATTTGTTTCATCACAGTGGAAATGCTTGTGAACCCGGTTCGAGCAGCAACTCTGGCCAAAACTAAACTGTCCACAAGCTTAGGTGCCCTTCAAGAATGCTTCAAAgacataatttttgccaaacagaacATTCGCTCTTCAAATTTTCCCACATTGAGGGAAAGGCATAACAAGCTACGATCCCAAGTCAAGGAATTAGAAAAGTTGATTGCAGAAGCAAAGTTGGAACCAAATTTCTGGTTCTTGTCATTCCATGGTGCTTGCTACAATAACCTCCTAGGATCTTTGTCAAAAATGGTAGATCTATTACTCATTGCAACTCATACAATTGAATTTCTCTCACGAGAATCACTGATAGTTGGAGTTCCTTTGGAAGAGTTCCAAGAACATATCAATGATGTTTTAGAGCATTTCAAGAAAGAAGTTGGCTCTACATTGAAATGCTTGGAAGAAGTGACTTCAATCAAGTCTCTAGCAGTACTTGAAAAAGAGttgcaaaagaaaaacatatcGCAGCCCCCCTTTTCAACAAATGGGAATGCATTCAGGGTTCCAAGTTCAGAAGAAGAGGTTGAGAACATTGCAGCCTCTTTTTTCCAACATTCAAGAAAAGTGGCTGACAAAATTTATACCAGTGATGGTGAGGACAAGCTTAAAAATGAAACAATTCTTTGTCTAGGTGGGCTGGGGTTCAGCATCAATACTTTGATGAAAGAaacaatgaagatcacgaaTGAAGTAAAAGAACTAGTCATATGGGAAAATCCTTCAAGCCACATAGATTTGTATGAAATTTCTTGTAAAGTTAAAGCCCTGCATACATAA